One segment of Penaeus chinensis breed Huanghai No. 1 chromosome 14, ASM1920278v2, whole genome shotgun sequence DNA contains the following:
- the LOC125032336 gene encoding salivary glue protein Sgs-3-like — translation MTIATTATNDRTHVHPSTPKYIQVHPSTPKYTQVHPSTPKYTQVHPSTSKYIQVHPSTSKYIQVHPSTPKYTQVHPSTSKYIQAHPNTSKYIQVHPSTPKYTQVHPSTSKYIQVHPSTPAEKSEAQTGRQSALVSWALLSGGGLHRLHDRL, via the coding sequence atgacgatagcGACGACCGCGACAAACGACCGCACGCACGTACATCCAAGTACACCCAAGTACATCCAAGTACATCCAAGTACACCCAAGTACACCCAAGTACATCCAAGTACACCCAAGTACACCCAAGTACATCCAAGTACATCCAAGTACATCCAAGTACATCCAAGTACATCCAAGTACATCCAAGTACATCCAAGTACACCCAAGTACACCCAAGTACATCCAAGTACATCCAAGTACATCCAAGCACATCCAAATACATCCAAGTACATCCAAGTACATCCAAGTACACCCAAGTACACCCAAGTGCATCCAAGTACATCCAAATACATCCAAGTACATCCAAGTACACCTGCCGAAAAAAGCGAGGCGCAAACAGGAAGGCAGTCCGCCCTTGTCTCGTGGGCGCTGCTCTCCGGCGGCGGATTGCATCGCCTCCATGATAGGCTGTGA